Sequence from the Bdellovibrio sp. ArHS genome:
CTTGGTATTGAGCGGCAGCACCAGGCAAGTGGTGCAGTTTATTAACGACGGATCGCCTTAGGGTCGATAGCGTTCTGTAAGCCATCCCCCAGATAGTTGAAGCTGATGGTTGTGATCAGAATCATGACTCCCGGAAGAATGGCCAAAAAGGGAGCTTGATAAATCAGCTCTTGGGCATTGTTAAGCATGTTACCCCAACTTGGCATTGGTGGCATAATACCCAAACCTAAGAAGCTCAGTGCCGCTTCAAACAAGATGGATTCGCCGACACCCAATGTGATCGAGACCAAAATAGGGGCGATGACATTCGGAAACATATGACGAACAATGATCGTGCTGTCTTTCGCGCCCAAGGTTCTTGCGGCAAGAACGAATTCACGTTCCCGGATGGATAAAATGCTTCCGCGTACCAAACGAGCCACCGTCATCCAAGAAAAAATGCAGAGGATGATGATCATCTTAAAGACACTTTCGTTGGACGTGCTGACTAAGGCTTTCAACCAGGGAATCTTTGTCAGATCAATCGCGGCGATGACAATCAAAACCGGAATATGCGGCAAGGACAGCAACGCATCGGTGACGCGCATAAGAACAGTGTCGATAATGCCGCCATAAAATCCCGCGATACTTCCGATCAGCAGTCCCACGAGGGCCGAAGCGATGGCCACAAGAACACCGACGCCCATAGAGACACGGGTCCCATATACCAGGCGAATGAAGACATCGCGACCCAGCTCATCCGTGCCAAACAGATGGAAGGTTTCAAATTCTTTGAACAGAGAAACCAATCCGGTCGCTTCCGCCACGTTCAGAGATTCCAAGTGGCTGAGGGCTTGTTTTACATCTTGTGCGGCGAGCTCATAAAGAGCGTCGGCCTCGGCGACTTGCACCACGCCTTTTTCGACGAGGGCTTTTTGAACTTTGTCGGCGATTTCAGGGTTCGCGGTGATATAGCGTTCGATGTCTGTTTCGCGAACATCCTGACCTACCTGTGCTGTGGTCATCGGCGCAAGGTAACGGTTCCCCACGTTTTGAGCGTCAGGGTCCAAATCAGTAAGGCTTTGGATCTGATTGGCAAAGATCGCAACAAGCATAAGGAACGTGATGACCACAGCGCCAGCGACGGCCGCTTTGTGTTCCATGAACTGCGTGAGGACCATTTTCCACATGGGTTGCGCTTTTTCGATTTTGGCGCGTTCTTCCTGGGAAAGACCGGTGTCGATTTCAACTTCATTCATTGTGATTTCATTTGAACTCATCGTCTTAACCCCTATTGGTAGGAAATTCTAGGATCCGCAAATCCGTATAAGATGTCGGCAAGAAGATTCGCCAAAAGAACCATACTGACGGAAATCACAAAGGAAATCATCGCGACGTTGTAGTCGTTGCCAATGATAGAATCGTAAACCAGTTTGCCCACACCTTGGTAAGCAAAGACGGTTTCCGTTAAGATGGCTCCGGAAAAAAGACCCGAAAAACTTAAAGCTAAAATCGTAATCAACGGAATCAAAGCATTGCGGAAACCGTGTTGCCAGATCACGCGACGACGGGAAAGGCCTTTGGCGCGAGCGGTGCGGATGAAGTCATTTCTCATCGCCTCGAGCATGGCCGAACGAGTGAAACGTGAAAAACGGCCGATTTGTTGAATCGCCAAGCTTAAAACCGGTAAAACCAGATACACGGAGCGGTCCGCAAGATCTGCCCAAAAACCCAAAGGACCCGTGCCGATGGTCTGCGTGCCTCCGGCGGGAAGAAGCGGAAACTTGACCGCGAAAATAATAATGAGAACGATCGCAAGCCAGAACGAGGGAATGGAGATTCCGGCAAAGGAAAAAAGATTCACGAAGTAATCGGTTTTACTTCCTGGTTTGAGCGCCGAAATAACACCTAAAGGAATTGCGATTAACAGGGACAGCGTCAGTGACGCCAATGACAGAATGAAGGTGTTCCAAAGGCGGGGACCCATAAGCTCCTGCACGGGAACACGATAAGTGCGGCTGTAACCCAAATCACCTTGGGCAATAGAACCCACCCAGTTGGCGTATCTTTTATAGACAGGTTGATCCAGACCATAAAGGGCTTTAAGGCGAGCCACGTCTTCAGCGGTGATTTTTGGATTGGAAGCAACCATCATGTCTACGGGATCCCCGGGCATTAAGCTCATTAAGTAGAAACACACGTAGGAAAGCACAACAATCACAGCGAGTGTCTGCAAAATTCTGCGGGTGATAAACGTAGTCATGATGGTCCCTCACGCGGTTCCGCCCCTGGGGGCAGAACCTTTAATAAATCTTAGTTCATAGTCCATTCTTCTACGTTGTTTGTTTCGTAGAATTGATGACCTGACATTTTATAGTTCTTAAGGTTCTTCGGTGTCACAGAGATGTCCGAACGATAGTACAGCGGCAAAACAGGAACATCCATTGTGTAAGCTTTAAGGATGTCGTGAACTAACGCCGTTCTTTTTTGTGAATTGAACTCGACGTCCAAAGCATCTAGGTTTTTATCCACTGCGGGATTGTTCCAGCCATGGAAGTTCTGACCCGACCAACCGTTGGAGTTGTTGGGAATTGCCTTTGATGAAACTGTCGAACGAGGACTGTTTTCCGGGGATGAAACCCAGGCAAACAACGCCAAACCATCGAACTTACGCTTGGTCATGGTTTCTGCAAAGAACACACGTGCTGGTTCGTTCTTCACAAGAACTTCGATGCCCGCTTGTTTCCATTGATTTTGTAAATAAACTTGCACCAACTCACGGGTTTTATTGCCCGCTGTAGTTTGGAATACCAAAGACAAGCGTTTGCCATCTTTAGAGCGGTAACCATCGGCGCCCATTTTCCAGCCGGCTTCATCCAAAAGCTTTCCGGCTTCGCGTTTCGAATAACGATACAAAGTCACGACTTTAGGATCTGCGGTGAACCACGGATCTTTCGGAGAAACATTGTGGATGGCCACTTGTTGTTTGCCCTCGAAAAGAGCTTTCACTAGATCTTCGCGGTTGATGGAGTAAAGCAAAGCTTTACGAACACGCACGTCTTTAAGGATCGGATTGTCCAACTTAAGATCGATGTGTTCGTAAGTCACAGAAGGAACAAAGTGGACGACATAAGGAAGGCTTTCCGCTTTGGCTTTTTTCTCGAAGGCCAAAGCCTGGTCAAAATCCAGACCCAAAGTGGAAATCATGTCGATCGTGCCCGAGCGAAGATTCGCTTCCATAGTTCCCGTGTTCGGGATGAGCTTCACGATGATTTTTTTAATCTGAGGTTGTTTGCCGTAAAAATGGGGATTCGGAGCAAAAGCCACGTGCGAACCCAATTTCACTTCAGAAATCACGTAAGGACCGTTGTAAAGCCCTGGATTTGTCGCATTACGAACGTAGTTGGAGTTCTTTTCGTAGCCCTCTTTTTGTTTTCCGTATTTATCAAACACCGCTTTTTCGATGTGAGTAGGCACCGGGAAGAACTGCGCCAACTGATAGAAATCCCATTTGGCTTTGTCATATTTGAAAGTACATTTTTTGGGATTTTTCGGGTCGACGTCGATTTTTTCAACCTGAGTCCAATTTTCTTTTTCACCCACGCTGACGTTGTTGCTGGTCGCAATTGTATGAGCCGTGATGAAGTCCTGGCAGATGACGGGTTGGCCGTCGCCCCATTTTGCGCCCTCAAGAATTTCCCAAGTCGCGACGACTTTCTTTTTGCCGCCGTCTTCAACGATCTTTGCCGTGCCTTTGTCCAAAGAAGGAATTTCTTTAGCCAATTGAGCCACCCATTTGCCTTCGGGAGTGAGGATCACCAAGGAACGACCCACCAGGCGGTACATGTAAGCCGAAGCTGACATGGTCATGATAAGGGGATTCATCGTCTCGAATTCTTGAGAGATCCCGATTTTAAGCTCATTGTTTGAGGGTGCTGCCAAAGCTTGGCTTGTAAAGCCAACACCTGCCACCAGCATGAGTCCTTTCGCAAACTTGTTCAACATACGTACTCCTTGTTGATTAAAATAATTCCCCAAAAAATTATTGTTATTTTGTTGTCGTCAACCAACACGCTTTTTTGTGCGAGTCTTGTCCATCCAGCACGGGTGTCTGCGTGGCGCAGACATCCATCTTGTGCGGGCAGCGCGGATGAAATGCGCAACCTGAAGGTGGATTGATCGGGCTTGGAACTTCTCCGCTCAAAGATTTTTTCATCATCTTCTTGCCTTGCCCCACGCGGGGGATCGCACTGATCAAAGCCTGGGTGTAGGGGTGCTGAGGATTGCTGAAAAGCTCATCGCGCGAGGCGACTTCCACGATTTTTCCCAGGTACATCACGGCAATACGATCGCAAGTGTGTTCGATCACCGACAGATCGTGCGAAATGAAGATGTAGGTCAGCTTTAACTTTTCTTGCAGATCTTTCAGAAGATTTAAAATTTGCGCCTGAATGGAAACGTCCAAAGCGCTGACGGGCTCATCACAGATGATCAGTTCGGGATTCAAGGCAATCGCGCGAGCAATGCTGATCCGCTGACGTTGTCCACCCGAAAATTCATGTGGATAGCGATTTACGTGGGCTTTGCGCAAGCCGACGAGTTCAATCAATTCCAAAACTCGGGCATTGCGTTCTGCGGGTGTTCCGACATCGTGAATATCCATCGGTTGACGGATGATTTGCCCGACGGTCATGCGCGGATCCAAGGAGGCATAGGGGTCCTGGAAAATCATCTGCATGTTTTTACGTTTTTTACGAAGAGCTTCGCCTTTTAAGTTGAGAAAATCCTGGCCATCAAAGCTGATAGCGCCACCGGTGGGTTCATAAAGGCGAATCAAGGTGCGCCCTAAAGTGGATTTGCCGCAGCCGGATTCTCCGACCAGCCCTAAAGTTTCGCCTTTGCGCACGTAAAGAGAAACGTCATCAACGGCTTTCACACTGGCTACTTCACGCAACAAAAGTCCTTTGCGGATCGGGAAGTGCTTTTTAATATTCTTTGCTTCAAGAATGATCTCGTTCATGTCGGACCCCGATTTAAAGTGGATTAAAACAAGCCACCGTGTGACCCGGTTTAATTTCCATTAAAGGTGGTTTATTCGCCGTGCATTCGCCTTTGGCGCGTGTGCATCTGTTTACAAAAGGGCAGCCGCGTGGCAGGTCAAAAGGAGCAGGGACGCTGCCTTCGATCGTGTTAAGGCGACGGACTCTTTCGCCGAATTTGGGGCGCGAAGAAATCAAGGCGGCCGTGTAAGGGTGGCGCGGATTCAGGAACAGCTCCTGAGTTTCTGATTGTTCGCAAGTCTGGCCGCCGTACATCACCAGGACGCGGTCGGAAATTTCAGAAATCACACCCAAATCATGAGTGATAAACTGAACCGTCATATTGAATTTGGCTTGAAGATTTTGAATCAGCTCCAGGATTTGTGCCTGAATGGTGACGTCCAGAGCGGTCGTCGGCTCGTCGGCAATCAAAAATGTCGGGTCACAGGAAAGAGCCATAGCGATCATCGCTCTTTGTCTCATCCCGCCGGAAAGCTGATGAGGGTAGGAGTTATAGCGTTCTTCCGGAGATGGAATGCCCACCAAGCGCAGCATTTCAATGGCGCGCTCTTGCGATTCTTTGGGGGAGCATTTTTTGTGTTTCATAATTTGTTCGTCCATCTGATAGCCGATGGTTAGAACTGGATTTAACGCGGTCATGGGTTCTTGGAAGATCATGGCCATTTCGCCGCCACGCACTTCTTCCATGGCGCCTTCGGAAAGCTTTAACAGATCGCGGCCATTTAAAAGGACCTGACCTCCCGAAACCTTTCCAGGCTTTTCAATCAAACGCATCAGGGAATAAGAGGTGACGGATTTTCCGCTGCCGGATTCGCCCACAATTCCCAAGGTCTGACCTTTTTGAATGGAATAACTGATGTTATTCACCGCACGCACAGGTCCGGCATTGGTGTGAAATGTGGTTTCCAAATTTTTAACTTCAAGTACTGGAGTTTGCACCGTCACATGTCCTTCTTAAAGAAAGCGTCGTGTTTCTAGTTCTTCCAAAATAGAAAGGCTGCCTTTTTTGAAGGCCTTGCCGATAATTCCTGTGAGCTTATCACTAAAACTCTCGTGATGTTCGTATTTTACTTTAACTATTTGATGGTCTTCAGACAGGGATAACAAATAATCGTCACTGGTGCGAATTTCATCGATCAAACCTTTGGTTAAAGCCTGTTCGCCGTACCAATATTCACCAGTTGCTACCTCATTCAAATTGAGATGAGGACGGAATTTATGAACGAAGTTCTTAAATAAAACGTGAGTATCTTCAAGTTGTTCTTTAAATTTTTCCTCACCCTTGGGGGTGATTTCGCCTAAAAGGCTGACGGTGCGCTTATACTCGCCCGCGGTGTATTCTTTAAAGTCGACATCGTGTTTTTTAAGAACGCGATACAGATTAGGAACCTGAGCAACCACCCCGATAGAGCCGACGATCGCAAAGGGTGCGCACAGAATTCTATTGGCGGTGCATGACATCAGATAGCCGCCGCTGGCTGCCACTTTGTCCACGCACACGGTTAGTGGAATCTGTTTTTCACGAATGCGCAGAAGTTGAGAAGCGGCCAGTCCATAGCCATGAACGACACCACCAGGGCTTTCCACGCGCACGACCACTTCGTCTTTGGGGGTGGCAATCGTCAGAACCGCAGTGACTTCTTCGCGTAAATTTTCGACCGCCGAAGCTTTCACGTCGCCTTCGAAGTCGATCAGGAAAACTTTCTTTTCTTGGTCGCGAGATTTGTTTTCAGAAGTCTTCTTTTCTTCTTTAAGTTTTTTGCGCAAATCTTTGCGCTCACTTTTAGTTAGCGTCTGCGCTTTAAGAAGATTTTTAAAGCCTTTGTACTTTTTGTGCAGAAGTTCGACCTGGATTTCGTTCTTGTGGCCGGCCTTTGCGGCCACCATCGCAATGACTAAAATAATGGCGATAATGGCAAAAAGAATCAGAAAAGTCTGCGCTGCGAAAATACCAATGTGTTCTAATGCGTTCATGAGGCTCCTTCGAACAGGGGTTTACGTTATTCAGGAATTAGCCAAAGGTCGAGCATCTTTTTTGTTTGCTCAAAAAAAATCCCGGGCCCTGTTAAGCTGGTGGCAAGATGATCCATTCGCGCGCATTTTTTATTTGTATCGTTGTAGCTCTTTTTAGTGCCAACTCGTGGGCGCAAAAGGCTGAAATGGAACGTCTTTCTGGTTTTGCTCAGCATCAAAAAAATCTGAAACAGTTTGATCTCGCCCGCAGCAAAGGGGAACGCGCGCACCTCGAAGAAGAAGAGCAGTGGGAAAATCAAAAAGACCGGGCCCGGGAAGAATACAAGCAGACCAAAAAAAGCATCAGAATGTCTGAAGACGGACCTGAGGCGCAGGCTGATGCAGTCGCTAAAAGAAAACGCCTGGAAGATTACGAAAACTCCCGTGAAGAATATGTCGCGGAAAAATCCAAACAGAAAATTCTCGATCGACAGGCCGCTCATCTGCCCTCAGAAGCCACTGAGTTAGGTTTGGATGAGTTGCGACCTCGTTACGACTACCGCAAAAGAGCTATGTATGGCGCACAAAGTAAATTTGGTCGTCCCAGCAGCTCGCCCAGCTCAGGAAGTAGCAGCGGCGGCGGTTTTGGAAGCGGCGGTTCGTCTTTTCCACCACCACCGACGTTTGATGATTTCGGAGGCCCTGACGGCTATGTGCCTGCACCGAATATGTCAGATGATTTTGGTGAT
This genomic interval carries:
- a CDS encoding ABC transporter permease is translated as MSSNEITMNEVEIDTGLSQEERAKIEKAQPMWKMVLTQFMEHKAAVAGAVVITFLMLVAIFANQIQSLTDLDPDAQNVGNRYLAPMTTAQVGQDVRETDIERYITANPEIADKVQKALVEKGVVQVAEADALYELAAQDVKQALSHLESLNVAEATGLVSLFKEFETFHLFGTDELGRDVFIRLVYGTRVSMGVGVLVAIASALVGLLIGSIAGFYGGIIDTVLMRVTDALLSLPHIPVLIVIAAIDLTKIPWLKALVSTSNESVFKMIIILCIFSWMTVARLVRGSILSIREREFVLAARTLGAKDSTIIVRHMFPNVIAPILVSITLGVGESILFEAALSFLGLGIMPPMPSWGNMLNNAQELIYQAPFLAILPGVMILITTISFNYLGDGLQNAIDPKAIRR
- a CDS encoding ABC transporter permease, which produces MTTFITRRILQTLAVIVVLSYVCFYLMSLMPGDPVDMMVASNPKITAEDVARLKALYGLDQPVYKRYANWVGSIAQGDLGYSRTYRVPVQELMGPRLWNTFILSLASLTLSLLIAIPLGVISALKPGSKTDYFVNLFSFAGISIPSFWLAIVLIIIFAVKFPLLPAGGTQTIGTGPLGFWADLADRSVYLVLPVLSLAIQQIGRFSRFTRSAMLEAMRNDFIRTARAKGLSRRRVIWQHGFRNALIPLITILALSFSGLFSGAILTETVFAYQGVGKLVYDSIIGNDYNVAMISFVISVSMVLLANLLADILYGFADPRISYQ
- a CDS encoding peptide ABC transporter substrate-binding protein; the encoded protein is MLNKFAKGLMLVAGVGFTSQALAAPSNNELKIGISQEFETMNPLIMTMSASAYMYRLVGRSLVILTPEGKWVAQLAKEIPSLDKGTAKIVEDGGKKKVVATWEILEGAKWGDGQPVICQDFITAHTIATSNNVSVGEKENWTQVEKIDVDPKNPKKCTFKYDKAKWDFYQLAQFFPVPTHIEKAVFDKYGKQKEGYEKNSNYVRNATNPGLYNGPYVISEVKLGSHVAFAPNPHFYGKQPQIKKIIVKLIPNTGTMEANLRSGTIDMISTLGLDFDQALAFEKKAKAESLPYVVHFVPSVTYEHIDLKLDNPILKDVRVRKALLYSINREDLVKALFEGKQQVAIHNVSPKDPWFTADPKVVTLYRYSKREAGKLLDEAGWKMGADGYRSKDGKRLSLVFQTTAGNKTRELVQVYLQNQWKQAGIEVLVKNEPARVFFAETMTKRKFDGLALFAWVSSPENSPRSTVSSKAIPNNSNGWSGQNFHGWNNPAVDKNLDALDVEFNSQKRTALVHDILKAYTMDVPVLPLYYRSDISVTPKNLKNYKMSGHQFYETNNVEEWTMN
- a CDS encoding dipeptide ABC transporter ATP-binding protein, translating into MNEIILEAKNIKKHFPIRKGLLLREVASVKAVDDVSLYVRKGETLGLVGESGCGKSTLGRTLIRLYEPTGGAISFDGQDFLNLKGEALRKKRKNMQMIFQDPYASLDPRMTVGQIIRQPMDIHDVGTPAERNARVLELIELVGLRKAHVNRYPHEFSGGQRQRISIARAIALNPELIICDEPVSALDVSIQAQILNLLKDLQEKLKLTYIFISHDLSVIEHTCDRIAVMYLGKIVEVASRDELFSNPQHPYTQALISAIPRVGQGKKMMKKSLSGEVPSPINPPSGCAFHPRCPHKMDVCATQTPVLDGQDSHKKACWLTTTK
- a CDS encoding ABC transporter ATP-binding protein, encoding MTVQTPVLEVKNLETTFHTNAGPVRAVNNISYSIQKGQTLGIVGESGSGKSVTSYSLMRLIEKPGKVSGGQVLLNGRDLLKLSEGAMEEVRGGEMAMIFQEPMTALNPVLTIGYQMDEQIMKHKKCSPKESQERAIEMLRLVGIPSPEERYNSYPHQLSGGMRQRAMIAMALSCDPTFLIADEPTTALDVTIQAQILELIQNLQAKFNMTVQFITHDLGVISEISDRVLVMYGGQTCEQSETQELFLNPRHPYTAALISSRPKFGERVRRLNTIEGSVPAPFDLPRGCPFVNRCTRAKGECTANKPPLMEIKPGHTVACFNPL
- the sohB gene encoding protease SohB, with translation MNALEHIGIFAAQTFLILFAIIAIILVIAMVAAKAGHKNEIQVELLHKKYKGFKNLLKAQTLTKSERKDLRKKLKEEKKTSENKSRDQEKKVFLIDFEGDVKASAVENLREEVTAVLTIATPKDEVVVRVESPGGVVHGYGLAASQLLRIREKQIPLTVCVDKVAASGGYLMSCTANRILCAPFAIVGSIGVVAQVPNLYRVLKKHDVDFKEYTAGEYKRTVSLLGEITPKGEEKFKEQLEDTHVLFKNFVHKFRPHLNLNEVATGEYWYGEQALTKGLIDEIRTSDDYLLSLSEDHQIVKVKYEHHESFSDKLTGIIGKAFKKGSLSILEELETRRFL